One segment of Pleuronectes platessa chromosome 21, fPlePla1.1, whole genome shotgun sequence DNA contains the following:
- the LOC128426292 gene encoding nucleolar transcription factor 1, producing the protein MNAETSGWTMENIQRLFVEMKSGIPRTYATCSYAKGLKHVDWNKVAFAPFSAEDCERKWRLLMKKMRKQRSLAELIVEAEDVLSDPVLNSKIHPDYPTRPPTSCVLFYEENWVRIKEQHPELSHAEVVAATGKAYRELPDSKKALYLKKYQLAHHKYREKTKEFRETHLKLSDIVDTSKQVTVDGEDAEGLPPRPPINGYKIFCKEQLGSMAGVPSRDYMKVWSQRWRDLTKSQKKEFSEHCSEMKKTYTIKLHKYIKNMDEEEQERILTDNARYISKEVDMKSVESKVTSRGLHKKKRQKEKALGDSRGYSKDLQKWFKTLTAADQEEYQASNPKKCRYVNVKRSSDSEDEDIEDSSSDEEEVYLDCNEDMGEAEEGDITFDMY; encoded by the exons ATGAACGCAGAAACATCTG GTTGGACCATGGAGAACATCCAGAGGCTGTTTGTAGAAATGAAAAGCGGGATCCCCAGGACCTACGCTACGTGCTCTTACGCGAAGGGACTGAAGCACGTAGACTGGAACAAGGTGGCGTTCGCTCCTTTCTCTGCGGAAGACTGCGAGCGAAAGTGGAGACTTCTTATGAAGAAG ATGCGCAAACAGCGGTCCCTCGCAGAGCTCATTGTTGAAGCTGAAGATGTCCTGTCAGACCCTGTCCTGAACAGTAAG ATCCATCCAGACTACCCAACTAGACCCCCCACTTCATGTGTCTTGTTTTATGAGGAGAACTGGGTCAGAATTAAAGAACAGCACCCAGAGCTGAGTCACGCTGAGGTAGTGGCGGCAACGGGCAAGGCGTACAGAGAGCTCCCAGATAGCAAAAAG GCTCTATATTTGAAGAAATACCAGCTTGCTCACCACAAATACAGGGAAAAGACAAAGGAGTTCAG ggaaACGCATCTCAAGCTTTCAGATATTGTGGACACGAGTAAGCAGGTGACTGTAGAT GGTGAAGATGCAGAAGGTCTGCCGCCCAGGCCTCCTAT AAATGGCTATAAGATATTCTGCAAAGAGCAACTGGGGTCCATGGCTGGGGTCCCTAGTAGAGACTATATGAAGGTGTGGTCCCAACGTTGGCGGGACTTGACTAAGAGTCAGAAGAAAGAGTTCTCTGAACACTGCTCCGag ATGAAGAAAACCtatacaatcaagctgcataaatatataaag AACatggatgaggaggaacaggagaggATCCTAACCGACAATGCCAGGTACATATCTAAAGAG GTTGATATGAAAAGTGTCGAGTCCAAGGTGACATCTCG CGGGCTTCACAAGAAGAAACGCCAAAAAGAGAAAGCACTAGGAGACAGTAGAGGATATTCAAAGGACCTGCAGAAGTGGTTTAAG ACATTGACGGCAGCAGACCAAGAGGAATATCAGGCATCGAACCCAAAG AAATGTCGATACGTCAATGTCAAAAGATCGTCA GATTCAGAAGATGAAGACATTGAggacagcagcagtgatgaagaagaggtcTATCTAGACTGCAATGAG GATATGGGGGAAGCAGAGGAGGGTGACATCACGTTTGATATGTATTAG